The genomic window GCGCTGGTTAATAAAATTGACCGTCAGGACGCACGCCCCGATGAGGTCGTCAACGAGATCTATGACCTCTTTATAGACCTCGGCGCCGACGATGAGCAGATCGAGTTCCCGATACTTTATTCGATCTCGCGTGACGGCATCGCAAAAAAAGAGCTTGCGGACGAAAGCAAAGACCTAAAACCGCTGTTCGAGCAGATACTCGAGACCGTGCCGCCGCCGCAGCCTCTGCGTGATGATTCGCTGCAGCTGCTCGTCGCAAACATCGATTACAACCCGTTCGTCGGCCGCCTCGCGATCGGCCGCATCTTCTCGGGCGAAATAGCGAAGAACCAAGAGGTCGCCGTCTCAAAACGCGACGGCTTGCTCGTAAAAACACGCGTCAAAGAGCTGTTCGTTTTCGAAGGGCTCGAACGCGTTACGGTCGAGAGTGCCGGCGTCGGCGAGATCGTCGCCCTTGCCGGCTTTGACGACGTCGAGATCGGCGAAACCATCACCTCGCAGGACACACCGCGGCCGCTGCCCGTCATCGCTGTCGATGAACCTACGATCTCGATGATCTTTGGCGTGAACACTTCACCGTTCGCGGGCATCGACGGAAAATACGTTACTTCGAGGCAGATAAAGGAGCGGCTCGACCGCGAACTCCTCGGCAATGTCGCGCTTCGCGTCGCCGCAACCGATGCCGCCGAGCAGTTCAAGGTGTCCGGCCGCGGCGAACTCCAGCTCGCCATCCTTATCGAAATGATGCGTCGCGAAGGCTATGAGCTTCAGGTCTCAAAGCCCGAGGTCATCACAAAGAAGGACGAGGCTACGGGCGAAACGCTCGAACCGATCGAGCAGGTCGTCGTTGACGTGCCGGACGAATTCATCGGCGTAGTTACCGAAGCAATGGGCCGACGCAAGGGCCAGATGACCAAGATGATAAATAACGGTTCGGGCCGCGTGAGGCTCGAATTTGAAACGCCTTCACGCGGGCTGATCGGCTTTCGCGGCGAATTCCTGACCGAGACAAAAGGTACCGGCCTGCTCAATACGCTGTTCTTACGCTTCGACCGGTGGCAGGGCGAAATGCGTTCGCGCCAGACGGGCAGCCTCGTCGCCGATCGCCTCGGCGAGACAAACACCTATGCCCTCTATAACTTACAGGAACGCGGCACGCTCTTCGTCAAACCGCAGGTCAAGGTTTATGAAGGAATGATAATCGGCGAGAATGCCCGCAGCGTTGATCTCGACGTCAACGCCATCAAGGAAAAGAAGCTCTCAAATATGCGCACAACCAGCGCAGACGAAGCCATGCGCCTCGTCCCCGTCCGCGAAATGTCGCTGGAGCGCGCCCTCGAATTCATCGCCGACGACGAACTCATCGAAGTCACGCCCAAAGCCATACGGCTGCGCAAACGCGTCCTCAAATCAAGCGAACGCCCGAAGAGGTGATCTACGCTGCGGCGAGGAAGTCGCGGATCACAACGGCGTTATTATGTTCTTCGTCGTGGGCGCCGTAAACCAGCGTTACTTTGCCGCTTTCAGCCAGCTGCGTAAGTTCGGCGACCAATTCCTTGTTCTTATTCAACTCGCTGCGAAAACGTTTTTGGAATTCGCCCCATTTTTCGGGATCGTGGCCGAACCACTTTCTAAGCTCGGTGCTCGGCCCAAGCTCTTTTAGCCACACATCCACCTTTGCGGCATCTTTGGTAAGGCCCCGCGGCCACAATCTGTCAACCAACACACGTTTGCCGTCATTCTTATCCGCCGGCAGATATACACGCTTGATCTGAACTTTCATCTCAACCTCCGTGTCATTCGTGATATGGCAGATCGGCCGCAAGGCTCAGCCTCTACTGTGATATCCCGAAGACATCAAAATCATCACGCCGGATCTCGTCGGGTGTCGGTACCTTATCACTCAGGAAAAGCCCTTCAAGATACGCAAGCTCCTTATCGCGATTCATACTCGCAACCGCCGTTACAAGGCCATCCTTTACGAAAAACGCGAGGAACTCTTGAGTCTCGGGCTTGCCCTTGAAGATGATCTCATCCCAACCGGCGGCACGCCCGAGATAATTCAGCGTCGAATCGAACTCCGTCGTCCAGAAGAAAGGCACCGCATGATACTTCGCCGCCTTTCCGGCCATATTGCGGGCCGCGACCCTTCCTTGCTGAAGCGCGGTCCGCCAATGCTCGATACGCATTGTTTGACCCGTGCGCTGATCCCTAAAATGCACAATGTCACCGGCAGCGTACACATCTTCAGCTATACGCATATTCTCATCAACAAAAACTCCGTGATCGGGGTGCAATTCGACACCCGAAAGAAAACTCGTCTCCGGAACAACGCCGATCCCTGTGATCACAACGTCTGCCTCAACCTTTTCGCCGGATGCGAGGATAACGGAGCTTACATTCGGATCACCCTCGAAACCCGCGACACCATTGCCAAGGCGGAACTTCACGCCGTTATCTTCGTGGATCTTTTGAAAGACCGCACCGATCTCGAGGCCGAGCGTCCGCTCGAACGGTACCTTGTCCGGCGCGATAACCGTTACGTCCAATCCGCGCTTCTTCAGCGCCGCCGCCGCTTCCATTGCAATGAAGCTCGCACCGATAACAGCCGCTTTCTTTGCACCGTCGATCGAGGCGATGATGTCATCGGCACTGCCAAAACTGCGGAGCGTGTGGATATGCCCAAGGTCGGCACCCGGCAGTTTGAGTTTTCGCGGAGCACCGCCTGTGGCGACCAATAGCCGGTCGAACGCCATATCACTACCGTCGTCAAAACTAACCTTTTTGCCTGCAATATCGACGCCTGTAACGGTTTTCCCTACAATTCTGTCAATATCGTGCTCGGCAAAGAACTCCTCGGAACGCAGCAGCATCCATTCCGGCTCAGCCTGCCCGAAGAGGTAATCCTTGCTCAGATTCGGGCGATCGTACGGCAAGCGGTCTTCGCGCGTTATCATTACGATCTTGCCCGCAAAACCTTCTTCACGAAGAGTTTGTGCCGCCATGTATCCGGCACCTCCGCCGCCGATAATGACAAACTTCCGAGTGTCCGCCGGATCTTCTTTTATCATATCCGGCGTTCGGCGATCGCCTTCGACACCGTCAAGATCAATGTGAATGACGCCGTTCTCGATCCTCAGAGGGTATTGCGGCAGCGAATCGATCGCGGGCGGCTCGATCATATTGCCGTTGCGTGCATTAAAGCATGCGTGGTGCCATGGGCAGATTATCTTGTCACCGATCAATGCTCCGTCCGCCAGCGGAGCACCGTAATGCGTGCAATACGCGCCCAACGCAAAGCACTCATCACCGACCCTTGCCAACAGGACCGGCGTTTCGCCGACCTGGATCTCTTTCAATTCACCGGCATTTATCTCTGACAGACTAAGCCGCGCAGCGTTCTGGTCGCTCATAAGTTCTCTCCGGAAGTTCAATATAGTGTCCCATGCGATCACGCTTTGTACGCAGATACCCCGCAAATGTCTTGTAAAACTCGATGGGCAGCGGCACCCTTTCGGTCACCTCAAGGCCGTAGTCACGCAAGGCCTTGAACTTTTCAGGGTTATTCGACATCAGCCTTACACGATCGACGCCAAGCTGAGCGAGTATCTCGGCACACTGCTCGTAATGCCGCAGATCGGTCGGCAGACCCAACATATGGTTAGCCTCGATCGTATCGGCTCCCGCATCCTGCAGAGCATACGCACGGATCTTGTTCATTATACCAATGCCGCGGCCCTCTTGCTGATGATAGACAATGATGCCGTGCTTTTCCTTTGCGATCTTGAGCATCGCGGCGTGAAGCTGCTGGCCGCAATCGCACTTAGCCGAACCGAATACGTCGCCTGTCATACACTGCGAATGCATCCTCACCAAGGTCGGCCGCCCGCGGAAATGCGTGCCCATCGCCAACACAACGAATTCCTCATCCGATGTAAGCGAGCGGAAACCCATAAGCCTGAAATGCCCGTATTCGGTCGGAAGCTTTGCTTCGGCGACCTTTTCGACCGTCTTTGCCTTTACGCCGCTGCGTACCGGCCTCAAATTCGTCTTGTTAGTTCTCTTTCTCATGACTCCCCCTTTGCATTGCCGCGCCTTTTCTCATTTCGGGCACTTTTGACCGGAACATACCGTTGATGGTGCAGCGACTGTACATATCATTGTGATCGTGCTCATTATCCTTATGCTCTGAACGTTTTATTGACCGCTCAATTTCCCGCGACATTTTCAACTTATACCATTCATTCTAATAAGTCAAGAAATCTTTATGTTTATTGGATTTATTTTTTGTTTTGTGCTAAGATGCTTATCGGGGTGAGGTATGGGCAAGACGAAATTCGACAAACGCTTCTTCGAAAGTACGAGAGGGCAGATCGTTCTGCTTCTTCATGGGACAACGAAAACGGTCAATGAACTCGCAACTACACTTGACCTCTCGGACAACGCGATCCGCGCACATTTGCTCACTTTGGAACGCGACGGCCTCGTCGAGCAAGGCGGCCAGGTAAAGGGATTTCGCAAGCCCCACTTTGTTTACAAGCTCACTTCCGACGCGCGCGGTCTTTTTCCGAGTTCGTACGATGTGCTCTTCAACCGGCTTATCGATGTCCTGAAAACTAAGCTGCACACAAACACAGTTAAGGAGACGCTGAAAGATGTCGGCCGCACGCTCGGCGAAGAGCAAGCTATTGACGGTGATCTGGACGAGCGCATCGAAAAAACCATTGAGGTACTGCACGAACTTGGCGGCGCCGCAAAGGTAGTTCATCGCAACGGACGAACCGTCATCGCAAGCGAGAGTTGCCCATTTGCTGAATCAGTGGTTGAGCATTGTGAGGTTTGCCAAATTGCGGAATCAATGCTGACAGAAATGCTCGGCCGCCCTGTACATGAGAAATGCGACCGCACACACTTCCCCAAATGCTGCTTTGAGATCGAAACGACCTAGCTGACAATAGCTGCATTAGCCGCGCGATACAATAATCCTGTCTTCATTTTGTTCAAAAATCTCATATAATCATAACGACCCGTTTGGTACGATCGTTATGAAAGCTAAAATTGTATTGCTCAATGCGGCTCTTGCCGCTGTCACGGTGGTTTCGACGCACTTCATCACAATTTCCAGTGCGCAGCAGGGCACGGCGCCCGCCAAGCCTGCCGCCAATGTTGATTATCAGCTCGGCGGAACGCTTTATATGCAGAAAGCGGCGGAGTATCGCGCCCTTGCGTATCAGGCGTACAACATCGCGCATTGGCGGCTTGATGCGGACATGGATAAGAAGAACGTCAAGAAACTGCCGAAAGCCGAGCGAAAGAAACCTCGGGCGATAATGGTCGATATTGATGAGACGGTCTTGGACAACTCGCCCGCGCAGGCATTCAATATCGTCAATCATCTGCCGTTCGACCTGAACCAGTGGTATCGCTGGGGCGAAATGCGAAAAGCAAAACCGATCCCCGGAGCTGTCGAGTTCCTGAACTATGCGACGTCAAAAGGCGTCAAGGTCTTCTACGTATCGAACCGCGACCGCGAGCCGCAGCTCCGGGCAACGATCGACAACCTGAAGAGCGCCGGGTTTCATGACATCTCGACAGAGAATGTGATGCTGCGTGAAAAAGGCCCGGACGGCAAGCTCATTTCTGCAAAGGATCCGCGCCGCGACATCATTCGTAAAAAGTATCGCATCGTTTTCTTCATAGGCGACAATCTTGATGATCACTCAAGCGTTTTCGAGCACAGATCGATAGCTGAGCGTTTTGCGGAAGTTGATAAGGCAAAAGGCCTTTTCGGCAAACGCTACATAATGCTGCCGAACGCTATGTACGGCACTTGGGAAAACGCCATCTACGGATACAACGGAAAGCTTACGGAAGCCGAGAAGGAACAGATGCGGCTTAATGCTCTGGAACTGCCGTAGGGCAAGGAGCCCAATATAGGCTTGTGAGAACAAAACTCATTGCGAATGAACGGTATCCGGCCACTCGGCGATCGCTGCGTGCAACGCTGCTCGCAGCGGTATTATTGCTGTATTCTGCGATCACGGCCGCGCCGCAGGCACTTACGGTTCGTGAAATAATGGCCGAGCCGTCGATCGCAGGGATGAGGGCTGAAGGCGAAAAGCTCTCGCCGGACGGCACAAAGGCCATCTTTCTTTGGAACGCCCAAGGCCGACTGCCGCTTGACCTCTATCTGGTGCCGGCGGATGGCGGCGAAGCTCAGGTCATTTTGCGGCTTTCGGATATGCCGCCGGCCGCGCCTCGGCCTGTAAAGGAGAACAAACTCGATTATGGTTTGACCGTACGGGACGACTTTGTAAAGGAACGCGAACGTGCGTTAGGAAGCTTCGAGTGGTCGCCGGATTCAAAGAAACTCGTTTTCTCCGCGGGCGGCGACCTTTATGTACTTACCCTTGGCGAGAGGACGCCAAAACGCTACACGAACACTCAAACTGCCGAGGTTGCTCCGCGTTTTATCGATAACGATCGGATACTTTATCTGCAATCGGGAAATCTGTTCATCCTGAACACTGCGGATGCGGTAACGACGCAGATCTCACGCGAGGCCGACGCCGCAAAGTTCGTTTCGGTCGGCAATGCTTCAGTAAGTAAGGACGGCAAACTGGTTGCTTACGTTGTTTCAGATACGTCGAAATACCGATCGCTGATCGTGCCCGGTTATTTAGGTGAATTTGTCGAGGCGTCGCAGACACGCCGCGGTTGGGCAGAGCAGAAACTCTTTGTAACGGCAACTGACGGCAGCCGCACAACACCTTCCGAGGTCAAACTGCCAAAGGCTGAAGGCGTCGGCAATTTTCGCGGAATAAAGTGGGCTGCCGACAACCGCGAGCTGATCGTTGACCGCGTAGATCTGGATCTGAAACGCCGCGTCATCTTTTATGTGAGCAGTGCGGGAAGCACGGACGAGCAGGCCGTCACCGTAACAGAGGAAACCGATCCGAAGTGGCAGGCTCCGCTCTCGGCAATATTTGAACCTGATCCGAGTGACGCGAGACGCCTATTCTTTTGCTCAGAAAAGGACGGTTTTAACCACATATACTTGGCAACGATCATTAAAGGGCAGGACGCCGGCGGTGTTGCTCTAAAGGACAGCATTTCGATCGAGCAGCTTACACGAGGGCCTTGGCAGGTCGAGTGGGCAAAATGGGATCCGAGAGCGTCTCAGATCTATTTTCTTTCCACAAGAAAAGGCACGTCCACACGCAGCATCGCAGCGGTTACGCCGGACGGCAAGATCACTGACGATCCGCTTACCGAACGCTTGGCTGCTACGATCGATACGCCGCAAATATCGTCGGAGGACAAGAATAATCGTGCGCTCTATGGCGTATCGCGTTGGAATGAGCCGACGGAATTGTACTCGCGGCCTCTCTGTTTTGGCGCGGCTGCTTGTGATAAGACGGAGACGCCGCCTGTCCGACTAACACACACCGCACCCGAAAAATTTGCCGAGCGATGGAACTCAGTTCCAAAATTTGTGAATATTCCGACGCGTGACGGAAAGGAGATCGCCTCAAAGGTCTATCTTCCCGCCGGACATGACGCTAAGCGAAAGTATCCGATGGTCATCTTTGTCCACGGAGCGGGCTACCTTCAGAATACGATCAACGGCTGGAACAACTACTACCGTGAATTCATGTTCAACGAAATGCTAACGCAGAAAGGCTATGTCGTGTTGGACATCGATTATCGCGGCTCCGCGGGCTACGGACGCGATTGGCGAACCGATGTCTTTGATTTCCTTGGCGGCATGGATCTCGACGATCATATTGACGCCATTGATTTTATGGTAAAGAATTACGGCGTTGAACGATCACGGATCGGCGTTTACGGCGGCAGTTACGGCGGGTTCATGGCAGAGATGCTTGCGATGCGTGCCCCGGAAAGGACCGCTGCCGCAGCCGCACTTCGTCCGGTCGCCGATTGGAAGAATTACTATGCTTCATCGCCCGGCTATACGGTGCAGCGGCTCGGCTTTCCCGAAAAGAATCCGGAAGCTTATAAGCGCTCGTCGCCGATCAGCTACGCGGATAAGCTCGAGCGGCCGCTGCTGATATTGCACGGGATGTCGGACAGCAACGTCCACGTGCAGGACTCGATACAATTGATCGAAAAACTCATCCGGCTCGGCAAGACAAAGTATTTCGAGGCGATGCTCTATCCGTCGGAAGATCACGGATTTGTACGGCCCGAAAGCTGGACGGACGAGTATGAACGCATCCTGGCGTTCTTTGAAGAACACTTGAAACAACCGATGCTCACGCCTTGAGCTAACCTAAACTATGCGAATATTGATTACCGGCGGTGCCGGGTTTATCGGCTCACACCTTTGCGAACGTCTGCTCAACGATGGCCAAGAAGTGATATGCCTCGACAATTTTTTCACCGGCAGAAAGCAGAACATCACGCATCTGCTTGACAATAAAGCATTTGAGCTTGTGCGGCACGACGTAACCGAGCCGATACTGCTTGAGGTTGATCAGATCTACAATCTTGCCTGCCCTGCTTCACCGGTTCATTACCAATACAATCCGGTAAAGACCGTAAAGACCAACGTCATGGGCACGCTTAATATGCTGGGCCTTGCAAAACGTGTTCACGCACGGATCCTTCAGGCTTCGACGAGCGAAGTTTACGGCGACCCGCACGAGCATCCGCAGACCGAGAGTTATTGGGGGAATGTGAATCCGATCGGGCTGCGGAGCTGCTATGACGAAGGCAAACGCGTCGCCGAAACGCTGATGATGGATTATCACCGACAGAGCGGCGTCGATACACGGATCGTCCGTATTTTCAACACTTACGGCGAACGCATGCTCGAGAACGACGGCCGTGTTGTGTCAAATTTCATTGTTCAGGCTCTTCGCGGCACACCGCTGACGATATACGGCGACGGCAGCCAGACGCGCTCATTTTGTTATGTGAGCGACCTTGTCGAAGGCCTCGTCAGACTGATGAACAAGGAATCCGAAGACATACACTTGCCCGTGAACATAGGCAATCCGGGCGAATTTACTATGAAGGAACTTGCCGAAGAGGTCGGCAAGGTCTCCGGGCGTGAGATCGCGATCGAATATCGCGATCTTCCGGCTGACGATCCGAAGCAGCGGCGGCCGAATATAGAACGCGCTCAAAATGAACTTGGCTGGTCTCCAACGGTGCCGCTGAGCGAGGGGCTAAAACGGACGTTCAAATATTTTGAGCGAATACTAAGTTGACAGCGATGCGGCTCAGCGGACCACAATATTTACAAGCCGCCCGGGAACAACAATGACCTTGACGACCTGTTTCGCATCGGTATATTCCCTCACCTTCTCATCTGCGAACGCGCTCGTTTCAAGTGCGTAATTCGAGGCATCAGGAGCTGCCATCACGCGGCTTCTGAGTTTGCCGTTCACTTGGACAGCGATCTCGATCATCTCTTCTTTCGCAAGTTCTTCATTATATTCGGGAAAGGCCGCACCATTAGCCAGTATGCCGCGATCATTACCGATCAGTTCGGCATAAAGCTCTTCAGCGACATGCGGTGCAAAAGGTGCAAGCATCAGCACGAGCGACTCCAGTGCTGAGCAAACAGCACCCTTTACATCCGCATCTGCTGAATCGGCTTCAACACTGATCTCACCTATGGCATTCGAAAGCTCCATCAATGCCGCGACGGGCGTGTTGAACTGCAGGCTCTCGAGGCTGTCCGAAACCCGCTTGATGGTTTGGTGCGTCTTCCGCTGAAGGGCCCTTGCCGTGCTGTCGGAGAACTCACTGCCGCTTTGGCGGCCATGCGAAGCGGCGACGCCGTGCCACTTATGCACCTGCCGCCATATCCGCTGGAGAAACCGAACGGCTCCCTCAATACCGGCCTCGTTCCAGACGAGTTCGTTCTCGATCGGCGCGGCGAAGAGAATGAACAACCGCGCAGCATCGGCACCGTAGATATCGACCATCTCATCAGGATCTACACCGTTTCCTTTGCTCTTTGACATACGCTCGATCGCGTATTTGAGCGAGGTGCCGCCTGATGATAAAGCCTTTGTAATGCGGCCTTTGGCATCACGCTCGATCGTTACATCGTCGGGCTTATGATAGACACGCTTGCCTGTTGAATCGTCAAAGAACGTCTCGCCGACGACCATCCCCTGCGTCAGAAGCCTTTTGAACGGCTCATTGAATGAAACAAGCCCGAGGTCACGCATAACCTTCGTCCAGAAGCGCGCGTAGATCAGATGCATCACAGCGTGGTCATCGCCGCCGATATATTGATCGACAGGAACCCAGTATGCTGCCGCGGCCGGATCGAACGGCAACTCGCGGTTATTAACATCAAGATAGCGATAGTAATACCATGACGAATCGACGAACGTATCCATCGTATCCGTTTCGCGTCTGGCATCTCCGCCGCATTTCGGACACGCTGTTTCGTAGAACTCCGGAACCTTCGCAAGCGGCGATTCGCCCGTGCCGGTAAAAGGAGCGGTCTCGGGCAAAGTTACCGGAAGCGCTTCGTACTTTTCGGGTACGACGCCGCAGCCCGCACAATAGACTATTGGTATCGGTGAGCCCCAAAAACGCTGGCGTGAGATGCCCCAATCGCGCAGCCGATAGGTTACGGCGGCTTCGCCAAAGCCGTGTTCGGCGGCAAAGGCGGTCATCTCGCTCCGTGCGTCCTCACTTGTCATTCGCGACCACTTGCCTGAGTTCACAAGCGTCCCATATTCGGTGAACGGCGACTCGGCAGAGCTGGGTTCGGCATCATTGCCCGACGGCTCGATCACCTTTAGGATCGGAAGCCCGAATTTCGACGCGA from Chloracidobacterium sp. includes these protein-coding regions:
- the typA gene encoding translational GTPase TypA, which codes for MTKAENIRNIAIIAHVDHGKTTLVDAMLAQAGTFRENEEVRERVMDSMDIERERGITIMAKNTSVRYGDHKINIVDTPGHADFGGEVERVLKMVDGIVLLVDSAEGCLPQTRFVLRKALELKLPAIALVNKIDRQDARPDEVVNEIYDLFIDLGADDEQIEFPILYSISRDGIAKKELADESKDLKPLFEQILETVPPPQPLRDDSLQLLVANIDYNPFVGRLAIGRIFSGEIAKNQEVAVSKRDGLLVKTRVKELFVFEGLERVTVESAGVGEIVALAGFDDVEIGETITSQDTPRPLPVIAVDEPTISMIFGVNTSPFAGIDGKYVTSRQIKERLDRELLGNVALRVAATDAAEQFKVSGRGELQLAILIEMMRREGYELQVSKPEVITKKDEATGETLEPIEQVVVDVPDEFIGVVTEAMGRRKGQMTKMINNGSGRVRLEFETPSRGLIGFRGEFLTETKGTGLLNTLFLRFDRWQGEMRSRQTGSLVADRLGETNTYALYNLQERGTLFVKPQVKVYEGMIIGENARSVDLDVNAIKEKKLSNMRTTSADEAMRLVPVREMSLERALEFIADDELIEVTPKAIRLRKRVLKSSERPKR
- a CDS encoding DUF488 domain-containing protein encodes the protein MKVQIKRVYLPADKNDGKRVLVDRLWPRGLTKDAAKVDVWLKELGPSTELRKWFGHDPEKWGEFQKRFRSELNKNKELVAELTQLAESGKVTLVYGAHDEEHNNAVVIRDFLAAA
- a CDS encoding FAD-dependent oxidoreductase, encoding MSDQNAARLSLSEINAGELKEIQVGETPVLLARVGDECFALGAYCTHYGAPLADGALIGDKIICPWHHACFNARNGNMIEPPAIDSLPQYPLRIENGVIHIDLDGVEGDRRTPDMIKEDPADTRKFVIIGGGGAGYMAAQTLREEGFAGKIVMITREDRLPYDRPNLSKDYLFGQAEPEWMLLRSEEFFAEHDIDRIVGKTVTGVDIAGKKVSFDDGSDMAFDRLLVATGGAPRKLKLPGADLGHIHTLRSFGSADDIIASIDGAKKAAVIGASFIAMEAAAALKKRGLDVTVIAPDKVPFERTLGLEIGAVFQKIHEDNGVKFRLGNGVAGFEGDPNVSSVILASGEKVEADVVITGIGVVPETSFLSGVELHPDHGVFVDENMRIAEDVYAAGDIVHFRDQRTGQTMRIEHWRTALQQGRVAARNMAGKAAKYHAVPFFWTTEFDSTLNYLGRAAGWDEIIFKGKPETQEFLAFFVKDGLVTAVASMNRDKELAYLEGLFLSDKVPTPDEIRRDDFDVFGISQ
- the ribA gene encoding GTP cyclohydrolase II, producing the protein MRKRTNKTNLRPVRSGVKAKTVEKVAEAKLPTEYGHFRLMGFRSLTSDEEFVVLAMGTHFRGRPTLVRMHSQCMTGDVFGSAKCDCGQQLHAAMLKIAKEKHGIIVYHQQEGRGIGIMNKIRAYALQDAGADTIEANHMLGLPTDLRHYEQCAEILAQLGVDRVRLMSNNPEKFKALRDYGLEVTERVPLPIEFYKTFAGYLRTKRDRMGHYIELPERTYERPERCAA
- a CDS encoding ArsR family transcriptional regulator encodes the protein MGKTKFDKRFFESTRGQIVLLLHGTTKTVNELATTLDLSDNAIRAHLLTLERDGLVEQGGQVKGFRKPHFVYKLTSDARGLFPSSYDVLFNRLIDVLKTKLHTNTVKETLKDVGRTLGEEQAIDGDLDERIEKTIEVLHELGGAAKVVHRNGRTVIASESCPFAESVVEHCEVCQIAESMLTEMLGRPVHEKCDRTHFPKCCFEIETT
- a CDS encoding 5'-nucleotidase, lipoprotein e(P4) family — translated: MKAKIVLLNAALAAVTVVSTHFITISSAQQGTAPAKPAANVDYQLGGTLYMQKAAEYRALAYQAYNIAHWRLDADMDKKNVKKLPKAERKKPRAIMVDIDETVLDNSPAQAFNIVNHLPFDLNQWYRWGEMRKAKPIPGAVEFLNYATSKGVKVFYVSNRDREPQLRATIDNLKSAGFHDISTENVMLREKGPDGKLISAKDPRRDIIRKKYRIVFFIGDNLDDHSSVFEHRSIAERFAEVDKAKGLFGKRYIMLPNAMYGTWENAIYGYNGKLTEAEKEQMRLNALELP
- a CDS encoding S9 family peptidase, translated to MRTKLIANERYPATRRSLRATLLAAVLLLYSAITAAPQALTVREIMAEPSIAGMRAEGEKLSPDGTKAIFLWNAQGRLPLDLYLVPADGGEAQVILRLSDMPPAAPRPVKENKLDYGLTVRDDFVKERERALGSFEWSPDSKKLVFSAGGDLYVLTLGERTPKRYTNTQTAEVAPRFIDNDRILYLQSGNLFILNTADAVTTQISREADAAKFVSVGNASVSKDGKLVAYVVSDTSKYRSLIVPGYLGEFVEASQTRRGWAEQKLFVTATDGSRTTPSEVKLPKAEGVGNFRGIKWAADNRELIVDRVDLDLKRRVIFYVSSAGSTDEQAVTVTEETDPKWQAPLSAIFEPDPSDARRLFFCSEKDGFNHIYLATIIKGQDAGGVALKDSISIEQLTRGPWQVEWAKWDPRASQIYFLSTRKGTSTRSIAAVTPDGKITDDPLTERLAATIDTPQISSEDKNNRALYGVSRWNEPTELYSRPLCFGAAACDKTETPPVRLTHTAPEKFAERWNSVPKFVNIPTRDGKEIASKVYLPAGHDAKRKYPMVIFVHGAGYLQNTINGWNNYYREFMFNEMLTQKGYVVLDIDYRGSAGYGRDWRTDVFDFLGGMDLDDHIDAIDFMVKNYGVERSRIGVYGGSYGGFMAEMLAMRAPERTAAAAALRPVADWKNYYASSPGYTVQRLGFPEKNPEAYKRSSPISYADKLERPLLILHGMSDSNVHVQDSIQLIEKLIRLGKTKYFEAMLYPSEDHGFVRPESWTDEYERILAFFEEHLKQPMLTP
- a CDS encoding SDR family oxidoreductase, whose product is MRILITGGAGFIGSHLCERLLNDGQEVICLDNFFTGRKQNITHLLDNKAFELVRHDVTEPILLEVDQIYNLACPASPVHYQYNPVKTVKTNVMGTLNMLGLAKRVHARILQASTSEVYGDPHEHPQTESYWGNVNPIGLRSCYDEGKRVAETLMMDYHRQSGVDTRIVRIFNTYGERMLENDGRVVSNFIVQALRGTPLTIYGDGSQTRSFCYVSDLVEGLVRLMNKESEDIHLPVNIGNPGEFTMKELAEEVGKVSGREIAIEYRDLPADDPKQRRPNIERAQNELGWSPTVPLSEGLKRTFKYFERILS
- a CDS encoding leucine--tRNA ligase translates to MDDKYFAKKIEQKWQQKWAEGGTFAAEPDDARPKFYALEMLPYPSGNLHMGHVRNYSAGDALAWFKRLKGFNVLHPIGWDSFGQPAEDAAVKRGVNPREWTEENIAVMRAQLQHLGLSYDWRRQMYAHRPEYYKFDQWFFLKMFEMGLAYKRMTQVNWCETDQATLSNEQASGGLCWRCGNPVTKKDLEQWFLRTTAYTGQLLDDMTEIEEGWPSNVLKRQSDWIGRSDGAFVEFSFVDHKDKVPAIRVFTTRIDTIYGATAVVLAPEHPAIAALRDGLSSEVMAKIDAMAAENLKPKERDEEIEKDGIDTGLRALNPFSGDEVPIWVGNYVMIDYGTGAVMSVPAHDERDHEFASKFGLPILKVIEPSGNDAEPSSAESPFTEYGTLVNSGKWSRMTSEDARSEMTAFAAEHGFGEAAVTYRLRDWGISRQRFWGSPIPIVYCAGCGVVPEKYEALPVTLPETAPFTGTGESPLAKVPEFYETACPKCGGDARRETDTMDTFVDSSWYYYRYLDVNNRELPFDPAAAAYWVPVDQYIGGDDHAVMHLIYARFWTKVMRDLGLVSFNEPFKRLLTQGMVVGETFFDDSTGKRVYHKPDDVTIERDAKGRITKALSSGGTSLKYAIERMSKSKGNGVDPDEMVDIYGADAARLFILFAAPIENELVWNEAGIEGAVRFLQRIWRQVHKWHGVAASHGRQSGSEFSDSTARALQRKTHQTIKRVSDSLESLQFNTPVAALMELSNAIGEISVEADSADADVKGAVCSALESLVLMLAPFAPHVAEELYAELIGNDRGILANGAAFPEYNEELAKEEMIEIAVQVNGKLRSRVMAAPDASNYALETSAFADEKVREYTDAKQVVKVIVVPGRLVNIVVR